The DNA window tcggtatacatatacaaaagaatcaattgtataatatgtgtttgtataaagcgagcaattgtataatatgtgtttgtataaagcgagaaagagaaaagaaaactcGGCAGGggagatctgtatttgtataattacaagtgtataggatgaaaatatgtgtatttgtatttgtatatacaattttttctcactttatacaaacacaaacgcaatttatacatttgtgtttgtataaagtgagagtggcaagcgagattctCTGGGGAGAGAGGAGAacgaaaagatatgtatatatacagttttatctcgctttatacaaacacaaacacattttatacatttgtgtttgtataaagtgagagaggcgagggagagtaGCGAGCGAGAAAgctggggagagaggcgaatggcaacagtttgctacgggttacaattaaattaaactgtggttatagcatttaatttgaattaatagtttgcttttttatacaattttccctaaaattgttaattaagttaatgatttgttatgtcatattttaattaactGAAATATATCAACAACTAGCACCAGTGGTCTAGTGGTAGAATAGTACCCTGCCACGGTACAGACCCGGGTTCGATTCCCGGCTggtgcatatttttttaattttttataaccAAGCCCAATAGTCCCATACGTTAATGGGCCAATCCTGGATCTGTCCAACAATATGCCCATAGATTAATGGGCCAGTCCTGAATCTGTCCAACAATAGGCCCATCTATATTAACCCGTCAAGTTGTAATTGTTGCGCGTATATACTCAATATACGTATGATACAAATATGATTATACACAATTATATATTACATACTGATTTATTGAGCTGCtagtattaataaaaaaaacatacaatttataGTAGTAGTAATAGTTGATGGagtagtaataaataaatgtatCGCCAAAAAGAACCATGTGTCCTCTTTTTATatcaaactttaatttaatgaggagactatatataatattgCCTCTATTCTTCTCGAAGGAATGAACTATGAAGAGATTAAAAATAATACGTTACTCCATATTTGACCCTCTAAACtacttatatatttaaaataattaagacgACTacttatatatcatatacatatgAACAAAATGGAAGTATTAAAAGTCAAATAAAGCTGTCGGTAAGTTTATCTCCACGTGTCATTAGCTACAAAAAGAGTAGTAGTACTCCCTCAATATCATTTTAATCAAttcttatattaaaaataaatatttcattttattttaataaattaagaagaTTTTTCTACTTCTAATTGAATAACTACGTAAGAAAATTATagtcaaatttataattttaaaatatcatgaattaaataatatgaaagtagtaataataaaattggagaaagtatataatataagaaagaaaaaaagaagcatCAGTTCCCAGGTGCGGCGATCGGCGGggaaaatatttaagaaatagAGATGGACAAATTATTTATcttcctttttaaaataaaacgtaACCGTTCAATTATACAACATGACAAATTACATAGGCCCCGCCACCCCTCTACTAAACATTAAAAtgtcatatttttcaaaaatagatttttattttatttttttaaataaaaaagcaaaacttagatataaatgaaaaatagattttttaaatgaaGCAAAACTAgatataaatactttttattataataaaatattggtATAGATGGAGGATGATTATTATGAAGTCTTATTGTATATAAGCGAAGTTGGTAAACAAACAACAGATGAAGTATAATTATTTCCCTTCAAAATTAAAGAGGGTAATATTTAATCAGAATTTTCGAGAttgaaaaataaacaatttcTTGATTGTAAACATTTTAAAAAGGCTTATCTTCTTCACTAGTTGGAACTAATATAGTAAGAAGTTAAAAAAGCAATCATACATGTATATAGTAAGTACAAAAATAgaacaatataaaaatacacattGTTGACTATGGCATAAGCCATTAATAACTGTCCCCTTAAATCCCTACACATAGACCTTCCATGTCCCCTCTTTCACacttatataaatcaaaacttTCTCCACTTTACATTTCATTTCTCCATCATTTCCTAGTGAATTCGTGCACcccattaattttttattttttttatctttcaacCTTATAATAAGgttctattattattatcaaattttcACATTTTATTTGGCTATGGCAAGTACAGGATCACCATGTGGTGCATGTAAATTTCTAAGGAGAAAATGTGCTGTGGATTGTATATTTGCACCTTATTTTAACTCAGAAGAAGGACCTTCTAAATTTGCTGCAATTCATAAAGTGTTTGGAGCAAGTAATGTGTCTAAATTGTTGCATAATGTACCTATAGATGATCGTTGTGATGCTGTTGTTACTATTTCttatgaagctcaagctaggaTTAAAGATCCTGTCTTTGGTTGTGTTGCCAACATCTTTGCTTTACAACAACAGGtactttaattaattacttttctGAAACCCTAAGTCAATATTGTTATGCTTTTTTTCACGAGCTTCACATCTCAACTATCAGGagtttaatttcattttttttacctGAATTATCTCATGTATGTATTAAAAGATGATTCAATTATCAGTTGTTCTCTTTTTTAACCTGAACGATGGACCATCGATGTATTAAAACACAATTCGACTATGTCTGTTATTTCCTTTTCCTACTTGAACTATCAACATTGTTCATGAAGGGAAAGGGaacaaatgattaaaaaaaatggggtatattttaatacataaatgATGGTAATTTGGGTAGGAAAAGAGAACAACTTATAATCGAATCATAGTTGGATAATAAAATTTGCAAAAAGTATAATAGTTCGACATTATTATGCCACGTAAAAGATGTAACATTAACAAcctaaaaaaaatggaatgaGTAACTAATTAGGAAGTAGCTTAATAAACTTCAACTAATGTTTAATTGTGTATTTACAAAAAGTTGGAACTAGTAATCTAGAAAATGAGTCAGGTTAATTTATTACATGCTATAATAAGTTAAAACACTCTAATATTTACtataattaagtttagaataactttgtaaaaatataaattaccaGCTAAAATAAACACTGATCATAGCgtaaaagtatatatatgaCAACTAGTTCATGtagtttgtttttatttttaactttttaccatcatttatataaacaaaaatgCCTGCATGGATAAACTCCAATGagtcattattttctttttttaaaagaagttgtgaaattgattttattgttttgGATATATTTGTCAGGTAGCTTATTTACAATCTCAATTGATGCAAGTGAAAGGGCAGCTAGCTCAAAGCTTAATGAATTCAAACAATTGTTATAATCCTCAATGgattaacaacaataatatgGCATCATCAAGTGGACAAATGACAAGTTCATCCTTTCCAGCTAATTATCCAAATTATATTAATCTCAAGTCCACCTCATCACCACAAAGTAGCTCAATGGAATCTGTTGATCATTATAGTGATGGCCATGGGATAATGAATATGCAAGATATACAAAGCCTAGATCAATTTTTGTATCAACCTTATAATACTAGAAGCTAGGTATTTTACACTTTTATAAACAAGCTTGGGTAAACTTCAAGCATTGGCTTTTTTAGGATATGGAAAAATTGAACCTTTCTTTTGTTTAATGGATAAAGTTACTCGATAACAGTATTGTACtcataacaaattaaatagtAGATGTTTAATGGAGTCGGTGTATGAAAGTTAATTAGGGTGATTTCTCTCTTAGTCATTTGTATATAGACATTTAGGGGTGGGTGGGGTGTAAGgcaaaacaaagagaaaaagacaTTTGTTCTATCTCATGTTTGATGTTACCAAAGCCTAAAATAGGCATTTTTCCACTTTGAAACATTTGactcaaaattaaatataaaatgtgaaaGCAAGGCCTAATAAGTAATGATCTGGATTTTGCTTAGATAATGTCGAACACAAGCTGAATATCGTTAGTTTTTGAATTACGATATATTTCAATTGAGTATTTAAACACATAATAAAGTTTCTATTAAATACTctcaaatcaaattttgaaaaatcttttatGCATATTTTTAAATGTCCATTGCGTAGATCAGCTAATCACTTAGTATATGTTATCTTCTTTAATTATACGTGTTAGCCTTAATTGAAATAGGCCTAG is part of the Solanum stenotomum isolate F172 chromosome 8, ASM1918654v1, whole genome shotgun sequence genome and encodes:
- the LOC125874396 gene encoding LOB domain-containing protein 16-like; the protein is MASTGSPCGACKFLRRKCAVDCIFAPYFNSEEGPSKFAAIHKVFGASNVSKLLHNVPIDDRCDAVVTISYEAQARIKDPVFGCVANIFALQQQVAYLQSQLMQVKGQLAQSLMNSNNCYNPQWINNNNMASSSGQMTSSSFPANYPNYINLKSTSSPQSSSMESVDHYSDGHGIMNMQDIQSLDQFLYQPYNTRS